A genomic stretch from Selenomonadales bacterium includes:
- a CDS encoding ABC transporter permease: MSVVSKAMIGLAYRQWRLMLSSPQNLMLPILEPTLYLLIFGQIMTTIIPSVQYAGRHWDYLSFVLPGILAMAAWQRGVHAGTPIYVDKVTGELESLFGLPIPRGLILVANAVSMCFQTIVYSGTILAIAHVMGLSILITPYRVCLGLAVIIVFTVLISMTFSALCTLIVSQETFNVISNLVILPIVFTSSVFYPLAAAPFWIRVIASVNPVNAAAGLLRTIFLQDPFTLSAILMPLVVSLAVTALVSIISMAIFARALR, translated from the coding sequence ATGTCAGTGGTGAGTAAGGCGATGATCGGGCTAGCTTATCGGCAATGGCGTCTGATGCTTAGTTCCCCGCAGAACCTGATGCTGCCAATACTCGAACCGACGCTGTATCTACTCATCTTCGGGCAAATCATGACTACGATCATACCGTCCGTGCAATATGCTGGGCGGCACTGGGACTACCTGTCTTTCGTGCTCCCGGGAATACTAGCGATGGCAGCATGGCAGCGCGGTGTCCATGCGGGAACACCAATCTACGTCGACAAAGTGACAGGGGAACTGGAAAGTCTGTTTGGCTTGCCTATCCCTCGCGGGTTAATACTGGTCGCCAACGCTGTCTCCATGTGCTTTCAGACGATCGTATACAGTGGAACAATCTTGGCTATTGCTCATGTCATGGGGCTCTCGATATTGATCACGCCGTACCGAGTCTGCTTGGGACTTGCAGTGATCATCGTCTTTACCGTACTCATCAGCATGACATTTTCCGCATTGTGTACATTAATTGTGAGCCAGGAGACTTTTAATGTTATAAGCAATTTGGTCATTCTTCCCATTGTGTTCACCTCATCCGTGTTCTACCCACTCGCAGCGGCTCCATTCTGGATCCGAGTGATTGCGTCCGTGAACCCCGTCAATGCTGCGGCAGGCCTTCTGCGAACTATCTTTCTCCAAGATCCTTTCACGCTCTCGGCTATCCTCATGCCCTTGGTCGTAAGCCTTGCTGTGACAGCACTGGTCTCCATAATCAGTATGGCCATCTTCGCGCGAGCACTTCGGTAG
- a CDS encoding ABC transporter ATP-binding protein translates to MDAISCGGLAKAFRNTLAVEGVSFSVPKGRVVALLGPNGAGKTTTLRMLTTVIKPDAGTATVCGRDILRESLSVRKAIAIVSQSTWLNHYLSLRDNILTYLLLRGLTWTEAQRRTQWAIDAFELGQHTAKRSEELSGGLRRRTMVARALACSAQCYFLDEPSIGLDPGAKQTFWKQLSALVRHAGATTFLTTHSMDEVEALCDDVILIDQGKVITSGSVQELVESLGTTEVEFKLTAELERVPDFGPTAKRVTLNGHTLSVAFAHGKEAIPRALFRLLDYGVQVCSMRVVPPRFEDVYLTLVKAQDRRRGGNVSGE, encoded by the coding sequence ATGGACGCAATTAGCTGTGGCGGACTGGCGAAGGCGTTCCGGAATACACTCGCAGTAGAGGGAGTGTCCTTCTCTGTCCCCAAGGGGCGAGTGGTAGCGCTCCTTGGCCCTAACGGCGCGGGAAAGACCACCACGCTACGAATGCTAACAACTGTTATCAAGCCGGACGCTGGAACGGCCACGGTGTGCGGTCGGGATATCTTGCGCGAAAGCCTCTCTGTCAGAAAGGCGATTGCGATTGTCTCGCAAAGCACCTGGCTAAACCACTATCTTTCCCTACGGGATAACATACTTACCTACCTCCTCCTGCGCGGCCTCACGTGGACTGAGGCACAGAGGAGGACACAGTGGGCAATCGATGCCTTCGAACTTGGCCAGCACACTGCCAAAAGAAGCGAGGAACTCTCGGGAGGACTTCGCAGGCGCACTATGGTTGCTAGGGCACTGGCATGTTCGGCCCAGTGCTACTTTCTCGATGAACCAAGCATTGGTCTTGATCCAGGGGCCAAGCAAACTTTTTGGAAGCAGCTCTCAGCATTGGTGCGCCATGCAGGGGCAACTACCTTTCTGACGACTCATTCGATGGATGAGGTTGAGGCACTGTGTGACGACGTGATTTTAATTGACCAAGGAAAAGTAATCACCTCGGGGAGCGTCCAAGAACTAGTCGAAAGCTTAGGGACGACGGAAGTAGAGTTTAAACTCACCGCAGAGTTGGAACGCGTTCCTGACTTTGGGCCGACTGCGAAAAGAGTGACTCTCAATGGACACACGCTGTCCGTAGCGTTTGCGCACGGAAAAGAAGCGATTCCAAGGGCGCTGTTTAGGCTGCTAGATTATGGGGTTCAGGTCTGTTCCATGCGCGTGGTACCTCCGCGGTTTGAGGACGTCTATTTGACACTAGTTAAAGCGCAGGATAGGAGGCGCGGCGGCAATGTCAGTGGTGAGTAA
- a CDS encoding IS1634 family transposase, which produces MVAIIRQKDARSGITYVYESVSYWDKEKQQSRSKRRLLGRLNAETGEVVPTDGRGKKEQPASPARRGPVPSEKTTRTFYGATYLLDAVGEKLGITDDLKLCFPRTYRQVLSIVYYLVLEDHNPLYRFEKWGLLHRHPYGKTITSQRSSDLFASITEEVKQQFFRLQGKRRSEKEYWAYDITSFSSYSGALRHVQYGNNKEGDHLPQFNLALVFGETSNLPFYYRKLAGNIPDVKTVKHLLADLDTLGFTKAKLVMDRGFYSEDNLNALFKEHLKFLIAGKMSLAWIREKLEDIYTDFRSFEAYNDTYQLYCRTVQTTWQYTLKRPYKGDTITESRRVYLHYYYNIDKAAEQEKAFDRKLMELRHELESEKRIPEHEGQYKKYFDVHTTPKRGTKVVVKDEAARKAKRYFGYFVLITNETMDALTALKLYRNKDLVEKAFGNLKERLNLRRTLVSSEQSLEGKLFVEFVALIYLSYIKKRMQDTGLFRHYTLQSALDKLDVIECFAAPGQALRVGEILEKQKELFVALGVEPPTSL; this is translated from the coding sequence ATGGTGGCAATCATTCGTCAGAAAGACGCGCGCTCGGGGATCACCTACGTCTACGAGTCCGTCTCTTACTGGGACAAGGAGAAACAGCAGTCCCGTTCTAAACGTAGATTGCTTGGCAGGTTAAATGCAGAAACCGGGGAGGTTGTGCCGACAGACGGACGAGGAAAAAAGGAACAACCCGCGTCTCCTGCGAGGCGAGGACCCGTGCCAAGCGAAAAGACCACGCGAACCTTCTACGGCGCTACTTACCTCTTAGACGCCGTTGGCGAAAAGCTGGGCATAACCGATGACTTAAAACTATGCTTCCCCCGCACCTATCGGCAGGTTCTGTCCATCGTCTACTACCTAGTCTTAGAGGATCACAATCCTCTGTATCGGTTTGAAAAGTGGGGGCTGTTGCACAGGCATCCCTACGGCAAGACAATTACTTCGCAGAGAAGCAGCGATCTGTTTGCCTCAATTACCGAGGAAGTAAAACAGCAGTTCTTCCGGCTTCAAGGCAAGCGCCGCAGCGAGAAGGAGTACTGGGCTTACGATATCACCTCGTTTTCTAGCTATTCGGGAGCCTTACGCCACGTTCAATACGGCAACAACAAGGAAGGCGACCATCTCCCCCAGTTCAATCTGGCGCTAGTTTTCGGTGAGACGTCTAATCTCCCGTTTTATTACCGGAAGCTAGCTGGCAATATCCCAGACGTGAAAACGGTCAAACATCTCTTAGCCGACCTAGATACGCTCGGATTTACCAAAGCGAAGCTGGTGATGGATCGGGGTTTCTACAGCGAAGACAACCTTAATGCCCTGTTCAAAGAGCATCTCAAGTTTCTTATTGCCGGCAAGATGAGCTTGGCTTGGATCCGCGAAAAACTAGAAGACATTTACACAGACTTCCGCAGCTTTGAAGCTTACAACGATACATACCAGCTCTACTGCCGGACTGTTCAGACCACGTGGCAATACACCCTGAAACGGCCGTATAAAGGGGACACCATAACGGAATCCCGCCGTGTCTACCTACATTACTACTACAACATCGACAAAGCAGCGGAGCAGGAAAAGGCCTTTGACCGAAAGCTGATGGAATTACGTCACGAACTAGAGTCTGAGAAACGCATTCCCGAGCATGAGGGCCAGTACAAGAAATACTTCGATGTGCATACGACGCCAAAGCGCGGCACAAAAGTTGTCGTCAAGGACGAAGCTGCCCGCAAGGCCAAGCGCTACTTCGGCTATTTCGTGCTAATCACCAACGAAACCATGGATGCGCTCACTGCGCTTAAGCTTTATCGCAACAAGGACTTAGTAGAGAAGGCTTTTGGCAATCTCAAAGAGAGACTCAATCTAAGGCGCACCCTTGTCTCTTCAGAACAAAGCCTTGAAGGTAAGCTCTTTGTCGAGTTCGTGGCTTTAATCTACCTCTCCTACATCAAAAAGCGCATGCAGGACACTGGATTGTTCCGACACTATACCCTTCAAAGCGCTTTGGACAAGCTCGACGTAATAGAGTGCTTTGCCGCGCCGGGCCAAGCCCTAAGGGTTGGAGAAATCCTTGAGAAGCAGAAGGAGCTATTTGTTGCTCTTGGTGTAGAACCGCCGACCTCGTTATGA
- a CDS encoding ABC transporter ATP-binding protein: protein MKKYLLAIRKYIALEIALDLISSAALAFMPYLVKLLFDSADQLSLRLLVTLAALYALCVLVSLVATYLHMLVSWKGGVAFEVAMKRDFFKSIARYRYQKFVSKDVGEYISIQASEITQLEMDYLNPLLNIFKMANSIVVFGAVLLLLVDLRIGIVIIALSFFSAILVPTIGAKTISHRHKVYLDTRGEYMAKMKDLLEGFKLIRPDTRSSIFHEHELVLGKTAERRYQYGKIKSLLGVVRGFFLYLLNIVSFSLVGWFLLIGQITLGTAAATLGFIESFIAPIQSIITDMATIRGTRGIKEKVLAMLDWHPESDMPVATAFNKAIVFQGVTVRYQDFSLENFSFTFLKGKKYAIIGPNGSGKSTIVRALMKYVDLDAGKIYIDGKDLQAIDATPIMWCVDQHEHIFLSDFLSNITVFNTVPYEKALPVFSRLIGDAKLSSISKQENCRLLSGGEKQIIGLFRMMLADKDILLLDEPLSAMDSQVAQLMKLYLSNLTDKTIIKVTHDLTDHLDSFDEVLLIVDGKLCASGSWSQVKSMQELPR, encoded by the coding sequence ATGAAGAAGTACCTTTTAGCTATAAGAAAATACATTGCGTTAGAGATTGCGCTCGACTTGATCTCTAGCGCCGCACTGGCCTTTATGCCGTACCTCGTCAAGCTGTTGTTTGATTCCGCTGATCAGCTGAGTCTGCGGCTATTAGTTACGCTCGCTGCTCTGTATGCCCTGTGTGTCTTGGTATCTTTGGTGGCCACGTATCTGCACATGCTTGTCAGCTGGAAAGGCGGCGTGGCCTTTGAAGTAGCAATGAAGCGCGACTTCTTCAAGTCCATAGCCAGATACAGGTACCAGAAGTTTGTCTCCAAAGATGTAGGGGAGTACATCTCGATTCAGGCAAGTGAGATAACGCAACTAGAAATGGACTATCTGAACCCTCTGCTAAACATCTTTAAGATGGCCAACTCCATTGTGGTGTTTGGCGCAGTATTGCTTCTCCTGGTGGACCTAAGAATTGGCATCGTCATTATCGCATTGTCCTTTTTCTCAGCCATTTTAGTCCCTACAATTGGTGCCAAGACGATTTCGCATCGCCACAAAGTCTATCTGGATACCCGGGGCGAGTACATGGCCAAGATGAAGGACTTGTTGGAAGGCTTTAAGCTAATCAGGCCTGACACTAGGAGTAGTATCTTCCACGAACACGAGCTAGTTCTAGGTAAAACTGCCGAGCGACGATACCAGTATGGGAAAATCAAGAGCCTGCTTGGCGTAGTGCGAGGATTCTTCTTGTACCTGTTAAATATTGTGTCCTTCTCGTTAGTAGGGTGGTTTCTATTGATTGGGCAAATCACGCTAGGAACCGCCGCAGCTACGTTAGGCTTCATCGAGAGCTTCATCGCGCCGATCCAGTCAATCATCACGGACATGGCAACAATTAGGGGGACAAGAGGCATTAAAGAGAAGGTGCTGGCCATGCTTGATTGGCACCCTGAAAGCGATATGCCCGTCGCTACCGCGTTTAACAAAGCAATTGTATTTCAGGGTGTAACCGTGCGGTACCAGGACTTCAGCCTAGAAAACTTTAGTTTTACGTTCCTTAAAGGTAAAAAGTACGCCATCATCGGGCCTAACGGTTCGGGCAAATCCACCATAGTGCGTGCCTTGATGAAATATGTAGACTTAGACGCCGGCAAGATTTACATTGACGGGAAAGACCTGCAGGCCATAGACGCCACTCCTATAATGTGGTGCGTAGATCAGCACGAGCACATTTTCCTGTCGGACTTCCTCTCAAACATAACCGTGTTTAACACCGTTCCTTATGAAAAAGCACTGCCCGTGTTCTCTCGTCTAATAGGTGACGCCAAACTGAGCTCTATCAGTAAGCAGGAAAACTGCAGATTACTGAGCGGCGGCGAAAAACAGATTATCGGGCTGTTTAGAATGATGCTCGCGGACAAAGACATACTGCTGCTAGATGAACCCCTTTCCGCCATGGACTCGCAGGTAGCTCAGTTAATGAAGCTCTACCTAAGCAACCTAACCGATAAGACCATCATTAAAGTCACTCATGACTTGACCGACCACCTAGACAGCTTCGACGAGGTACTGCTGATCGTCGACGGAAAACTTTGTGCCTCCGGCAGTTGGTCACAGGTAAAGTCAATGCAAGAGCTGCCACGATAA
- a CDS encoding MFS transporter, with product MLIAAGQTVYAESQSAVLIGLLAVARLVPTVFIGPAVAPYIQRANRWALMGCLDLISALCMFAVSLRPNAAILFVAAVFLSGVSAIYNVAYRSAIPTLVESDRLIEVNVLRTALGHSLTALGPFVAAMTLRTIGVQSSMLVNGLTFLVSAGTMVYIAVFGRAVEYGVTTAGSSPKRISLRESIAVTLRQPQLRRYFTTALLSGLGYGVLHHLVVYANDVLLGGEAAYGALLSALGTGGLMSLPLLLLPVSRIKPFLGYGLALMLDAVAFLFLGTFVISTSVASAVLFLSGGNDALASMASETIIQQHADPGSSAQAFALDAALSRLATPLSILAVGVITVPLGIRVAFLASAGLLAAAAVSALLVREVTR from the coding sequence TTGCTGATTGCAGCCGGGCAAACAGTGTATGCAGAATCACAGTCTGCGGTGCTAATCGGGTTGCTCGCCGTCGCCCGTCTGGTTCCAACCGTGTTCATTGGCCCGGCAGTGGCTCCATACATTCAGCGGGCAAACAGATGGGCGCTGATGGGTTGCCTAGATTTAATCTCTGCACTGTGTATGTTCGCAGTCAGCCTTAGGCCTAATGCGGCCATCCTCTTTGTGGCCGCAGTTTTTCTCTCTGGCGTCAGTGCCATATATAACGTTGCATACCGCAGCGCCATCCCGACGCTAGTGGAAAGTGACCGACTTATAGAAGTAAATGTCCTTAGAACCGCTCTCGGCCATAGTCTGACGGCACTTGGCCCCTTCGTTGCGGCCATGACTCTAAGGACGATAGGGGTTCAATCCTCCATGCTAGTTAATGGATTGACCTTCCTAGTTAGCGCGGGAACTATGGTGTACATAGCGGTGTTCGGGAGAGCAGTAGAGTATGGCGTGACCACTGCGGGCAGTAGCCCCAAGCGGATATCGCTGCGAGAAAGCATTGCCGTGACGTTGCGCCAGCCACAGCTACGTCGGTATTTCACCACCGCACTTCTGTCCGGTCTGGGATATGGGGTATTGCATCATTTGGTTGTGTATGCCAATGACGTACTTCTCGGGGGTGAGGCGGCATACGGGGCACTGCTCTCCGCCCTCGGAACAGGCGGTCTCATGAGCCTCCCCTTGCTACTTTTGCCCGTGAGTCGCATCAAGCCCTTTTTGGGGTATGGCCTAGCGCTAATGCTGGACGCAGTAGCCTTCTTGTTCTTGGGCACATTTGTCATTTCCACCTCGGTGGCATCTGCTGTCCTCTTTCTTTCCGGCGGGAATGACGCGTTAGCATCGATGGCTTCAGAGACGATTATCCAGCAACATGCGGATCCCGGCTCTTCTGCCCAAGCCTTTGCGTTAGATGCGGCTTTGTCACGACTGGCCACTCCCTTAAGCATTCTTGCTGTAGGGGTAATTACGGTTCCGCTCGGGATCAGGGTCGCCTTTTTGGCAAGCGCAGGGCTATTGGCGGCTGCCGCCGTCTCTGCCCTCTTAGTGCGTGAGGTCACGCGATAG